A genomic segment from Candidatus Krumholzibacteriota bacterium encodes:
- a CDS encoding threonine synthase, with amino-acid sequence MTYLSHLECGLCGKTFDADKIWNLCADCGKPLLVRYDLEAAKKSVQKEALAGRASTIWRYHEFLPVKEIRYRLSLGEGSTPIFHAKNLAEQIDFKDIFIKDEGLNPTTSFKARGLCVALSRASELGIKEVSIPSAGNAAGAMSAYAALAGMKAFVFMPSDVPVPFIAECKALGAKVTLVDGLITDCGKIAAEGVKKFGRFDISTLKEPYRVEGKKTMGYEIAEQMNWQLPDVIIYPTGGGTGLIGMWKAFDEMEQLGWIGSERPRMVSVQPEGCAPVVRAVENGTEFAEYWQGAKTVAAGLRVPAAIGDFLILRAIRESGGTAVSVSDAEMIDDADLIGRTQGIFTAPEGGATLSAFRKLRARGWIRDGEKVLLFNTGSGHKYHHLWADR; translated from the coding sequence ATGACTTATCTTTCTCATCTTGAGTGCGGATTGTGCGGAAAGACTTTTGACGCTGACAAGATCTGGAATTTATGCGCCGATTGCGGAAAACCCTTGCTGGTCCGCTATGATCTCGAAGCGGCGAAGAAATCTGTCCAAAAGGAAGCCCTCGCCGGCAGAGCATCCACTATCTGGCGCTATCACGAATTCCTGCCGGTAAAAGAGATAAGATATCGTCTTTCCCTGGGCGAAGGCTCTACGCCGATATTTCACGCGAAAAATTTGGCCGAACAGATAGACTTCAAGGATATTTTCATAAAGGACGAAGGGTTGAACCCGACGACGTCTTTTAAAGCCCGGGGGCTGTGCGTAGCTCTTTCACGCGCTTCAGAGCTCGGCATAAAAGAAGTTTCGATCCCGTCCGCCGGTAACGCCGCTGGCGCGATGAGCGCCTACGCCGCTTTGGCCGGAATGAAAGCCTTTGTATTTATGCCCTCGGATGTCCCAGTTCCATTTATCGCCGAATGCAAGGCTCTCGGGGCGAAAGTAACTCTGGTCGACGGCCTGATCACCGATTGCGGAAAAATCGCCGCCGAGGGCGTTAAAAAATTTGGCCGTTTTGATATTTCCACCCTGAAAGAGCCTTACAGGGTTGAAGGCAAGAAAACAATGGGCTACGAAATTGCCGAACAGATGAACTGGCAGTTACCCGATGTAATAATCTATCCGACCGGTGGAGGCACAGGATTGATCGGGATGTGGAAAGCCTTCGACGAGATGGAACAGCTTGGATGGATCGGGTCTGAGCGGCCACGCATGGTCAGTGTTCAGCCGGAAGGTTGCGCGCCGGTTGTGCGGGCAGTTGAGAACGGAACGGAATTCGCTGAATACTGGCAGGGGGCAAAGACTGTCGCCGCCGGGCTTCGGGTGCCTGCCGCGATCGGTGATTTCCTGATTCTGCGCGCGATAAGAGAAAGTGGTGGGACTGCCGTCTCGGTCTCGGACGCTGAGATGATCGATGATGCTGATCTGATCGGCCGGACGCAGGGAATATTTACCGCTCCGGAAGGGGGAGCCACCTTATCGGCGTTCAGGAAACTGAGAGCCAGGGGATGGATCAGGGATGGTGAAAAAGTACTTCTGTTCAACACTGGCAGCGGCCACAAATACCATCATCTGTGGGCAGACCGCTGA
- a CDS encoding protein kinase, with product MKSNSKDDILKFDLRPGFMIAGKYEVVELLGRGWEGEVYRVREKMIGLDRAAKLFFPQRNSRNKTSNFYAKKLHKLRHCPILIQYHTQEKILFNGVYVTVLVSEYVEGELLTKFLKRQPGRRLTPFEGLHLLNELVIGLDVIHNSREYHGDLHDDNIIIRRVGLSFNIKLVDMFDWGAPKGENIREDVIDLIRIFYDSLGGAKTYPGHPKVIKDICCGLKKSLISRKFRNAGQLRRHLTTMEWQ from the coding sequence ATGAAAAGCAACTCGAAAGACGATATCCTCAAATTCGATCTGAGGCCCGGCTTCATGATAGCGGGAAAGTACGAAGTCGTGGAATTGCTCGGCAGGGGCTGGGAGGGGGAGGTATATCGTGTCCGCGAGAAGATGATCGGGCTTGATCGAGCCGCGAAACTCTTTTTCCCACAGCGAAACAGCAGGAATAAGACATCGAATTTCTACGCGAAAAAATTGCACAAATTGCGTCATTGTCCAATTCTGATCCAGTATCACACTCAGGAGAAGATACTGTTCAACGGTGTTTACGTAACGGTGCTGGTCTCTGAATATGTCGAAGGGGAACTGCTTACAAAATTTCTCAAGAGGCAGCCCGGACGGCGTTTGACTCCGTTCGAGGGGCTGCATCTGCTCAATGAGCTCGTGATCGGTCTTGATGTAATACATAATTCGCGCGAATATCACGGAGATCTTCATGACGATAATATCATAATCCGACGGGTCGGCCTGTCCTTCAATATCAAGCTGGTCGACATGTTCGACTGGGGAGCGCCAAAGGGAGAGAATATCCGCGAGGATGTGATCGACCTGATAAGGATTTTTTATGATTCCCTGGGGGGGGCGAAGACCTATCCCGGACATCCAAAAGTGATAAAGGATATCTGTTGCGGGCTGAAAAAATCGCTGATCTCCAGAAAATTCCGTAATGCCGGGCAGCTGCGAAGGCATCTGACTACGATGGAGTGGCAGTAA
- a CDS encoding LapA family protein, which yields MSGTTRAKMIVAIVLGLIGIIIVLQNFQPVETKILIWRLTMPHVVFLGIVFASGLILGAVITFILYMRQLNK from the coding sequence ATGTCAGGGACGACAAGAGCAAAGATGATCGTTGCGATAGTACTGGGCTTGATTGGAATAATAATAGTCCTGCAAAACTTCCAGCCGGTAGAGACAAAAATCCTCATCTGGAGGCTTACCATGCCTCATGTAGTATTTCTGGGGATCGTTTTTGCTTCCGGATTGATCCTGGGCGCGGTAATTACGTTCATTCTCTATATGCGGCAGCTGAATAAGTGA
- a CDS encoding phenylacetate--CoA ligase family protein codes for MGISRTVYTMGTRARGTDVIGIRDRLLQSQWWSRERFREHQLARLNDLIAHARSNSPFYRKIFEDNGLHGGVSDLDQLRLLPSTGKRDLIEKNDLIQNQGSGGKMIPSRTSGSTGEALRFSRSAPWDAAHRAAIARGYSWYGVEPWMRNGLLWGIPSSFSGRLKTRFADVLQNRFRTRSFDLRPDTLEDFYDRLRGAEFLEGYSSMIFELARFINENHPGDDRLPLRMIKGTSEKIYPYYQEESKKAFGMKIVGEYGAAETGIIAFECPEGSMHLNMEHVIVEVEEEEIIVTNLLSHSFPVIRYRLGDYVTLDEDSKCPCGRDTPIIAEITGRTGKLIRGISGATFPSLVVYYIIKNVTGDSCQIRGLQAVQEREGALIFRVAAPPDIDPDSRSAIDAKIKRAARRYFNEEIESSIEFVSSLRQENGKMTDFISHVQPRRQRS; via the coding sequence GTGGGTATCTCCAGGACAGTCTATACGATGGGGACCAGGGCAAGAGGGACTGACGTCATAGGGATCCGCGACCGACTCCTTCAGTCGCAGTGGTGGAGCAGGGAGCGTTTTCGCGAGCACCAGCTCGCGCGGCTCAACGATCTTATAGCCCATGCCAGGAGCAATTCTCCTTTTTACAGAAAGATATTCGAGGATAACGGGCTTCATGGCGGGGTGTCGGATCTCGATCAGCTTCGCCTGCTTCCATCGACAGGGAAAAGAGACCTGATCGAAAAGAACGATCTGATCCAGAACCAGGGGTCAGGCGGAAAGATGATTCCTTCCCGGACATCGGGTAGTACGGGGGAAGCGCTTCGATTTTCAAGGTCCGCGCCCTGGGACGCCGCGCATCGCGCCGCTATAGCTAGAGGATACAGCTGGTACGGCGTCGAACCATGGATGAGAAACGGTCTTCTGTGGGGTATTCCATCTTCCTTTTCCGGGAGGTTGAAAACGCGTTTCGCCGACGTCCTGCAGAACAGGTTCAGGACAAGGAGTTTCGATCTCAGGCCTGACACGCTTGAAGATTTTTACGACAGGCTCCGGGGAGCTGAATTCCTGGAGGGGTATTCGAGCATGATTTTCGAGCTTGCCCGTTTTATAAATGAGAACCACCCCGGAGATGACAGGCTGCCGCTGAGGATGATCAAAGGGACTTCGGAGAAGATATATCCGTATTACCAGGAAGAGTCGAAAAAAGCTTTCGGGATGAAGATCGTCGGTGAATATGGGGCGGCTGAAACGGGGATCATCGCCTTCGAATGTCCCGAGGGAAGCATGCATCTGAACATGGAACACGTTATAGTCGAAGTCGAAGAAGAGGAGATAATCGTCACGAACCTCCTGTCCCATTCTTTCCCGGTTATCCGCTACAGGCTCGGGGATTACGTCACGCTCGATGAGGATTCAAAATGCCCGTGCGGGAGGGATACGCCGATCATAGCAGAGATCACCGGGCGGACGGGGAAGCTGATCCGAGGAATAAGCGGAGCGACCTTTCCGAGCCTCGTCGTGTATTATATCATCAAGAACGTCACTGGCGACAGCTGCCAGATAAGGGGACTCCAGGCAGTACAGGAACGGGAAGGAGCCCTCATCTTCAGGGTCGCGGCTCCGCCGGATATCGATCCTGATTCAAGGTCGGCGATCGATGCGAAGATAAAAAGGGCGGCGCGGCGCTATTTCAACGAAGAGATCGAATCATCGATCGAATTCGTGTCTTCTCTTCGCCAGGAGAATGGGAAAATGACTGATTTCATCTCTCATGTCCAGCCGCGGCGCCAGCGATCCTAA